The genomic window TATACTCTTCCATCTCTCTGGTGCTGCTCCTAAACAGACGCTGCGGCCCCGCTTGGTCTGCCTTTCGCTGTTGTATCTCTCTGTGTTGGTGTGTattgggagggaggggggtgcgtctgtgcgtgcactcgagttgttgttgtttccgACCACGGCTTCTtgctctgtttttttttttgtctccTCACCAGATCTTCCTATGGACCGCTGTCTCACATGGATGCTTACGCTCCGCTCCTCTCTTGTCCCCCCCCTCACGCCCGCCCAATCTAGGTGTGACAAGGTGTGAAGACCAAGCACCTTGGCACTGCAGAGAATCAGGCGCTCGCGACGTAGCGatacaaacaaaaaaactGAAGGATGCGCAGGCCAGTGCCCTTGCACGTCGACGCTGTGTTTCGCTTGCTGCTCTTTCTAAGGGTGGCAGGTGGTGACAAAACATGTGCGGCAGGGGCAGTGCTACCGTCAAAGACACCTCCGCAGAGAAGGACtcgagagggagaaagagacaaGGAGAGATCAATGTAAACTGACACGTATCTGTTGCCATCTGTTTCTTCCCTCGTTATCTACCTATGCTCActatgtgtgcatgtctgagcacgtgcgcgtgtggagggagggaaggtaCACGAATTTTCGATGTTCGGCGAGCGAGTGTACCGTTGCTCCCCACTGTGCCAACCGTCCAGCGATGCAAGAGACGAATACAGAAGCGAAGCGAGAGTCCTTAGGGAGGCTAAGGGGATCGATGCTTACCCGCACTTCTTTCTGTTGAGGGGGGCACGCATGCGGCggacacaaacacaccgtGGGGCGAGGCGGAGGTAATCGTGTGCGGATCGTTCTCTCCTGGTTTTGGTGAAGGGTGTCACCGCTAGAAGCTGTATAGCGTGGACCTTCATCCACCCCTGCCCCGTTAGAATGTTTGTAGcaccccctccgccgcgggACTCTCATGGCTGTCAGCCGTGCATGTGCTGCTCCACGCGCTTGAGCTCCCGCTGCCTGCAACAGACAGACTTGAAGGCAAATCTGCATATTCGGTTTCCCGCCCTAGTTGCCCATAAAAGCGTGCGGTGTGGTACCATCGCCGACACTTTGATCCCCacctcctttttcttcgtgTCACGATGCTGACTCCACCAGAGCATCGCTTACGCCGCCCCGTCTTTTCGTTTCGTCGCAGTAAAACGGCAACTTCATCTCCTTGCTTTGACCACACCTGTACCTGCAGTTTCTCTTCAcgcgcgcctctctccttgACTCCGGCCCGTCATCGACACTCCTACGGTACCACGCGCACGCAAACGTGCAGAATTCAAGGGTGCAACGCTTCCACCTCCACCCATGGCGACAGAGCCTGCACGCAACCTTTCTCTGAAAAAGCAagcagaaaaacaaaacagatCAACGCATTGAAGCATTAGCAAACAGGTAAGAAAACCTCGACGTCGTCCACTATCGAAAGTCATCGTTGCGCAGCACCGGTGCACCCCTCTGCCGTAACTACAGCTGCTTTGCTTCTCGTGTGCGAGTTAGCCCTTTTCTTATCCCACTCGTGGACCACGTCTCACAAACCGACATCGAACGCGCTGATCGAAGGAGCGCAGCAAGTGCACTCTAATTCACCTTTTTTTCCGGATTTTGTTGTCATCCTTGTCCTCCTtgccgcgtgctgcgccgatTTCCTCTTCCAGGTACAGCAAAACCTCCATCCCCCTGTGCTCTCCATCCGGCCACGGTACGATGAAATCGATGAGCACGACGGTGCAGCTGTACATCAAGTGCTCGCACTTGTTGGACAGAGATACAACCTCAAAGTCCGATCCGTACGTCACTCTGTTCGAAACTACGGATGGCGGCAAGGTCTGCGAGGGACGCACCGAAGTAATCAAGAATAATCTCAACCCTGAGTTCCATACGTGCATTTCTGTGACCTACTTCTTCGAAATTCGCCAGATTATGCGCGTCGAGGTGTGGGACAGCGACAAGAACAAACCCGATGATCTGCTAGGCGCTGCGGAGTTCACGCTTGGGCGTCTGCTGTCATCGCGTGGCTCCACACTGACGCTCAGCCTCGGCGGCAAGAGCACCGCGACGCTGACTGCGTCGTATGTTGGGTCGCAGCGTGGCACCATTGGCGTGACCTTCCGCGGCCGAAGCCTAAAAAAGATGGACCTGTTCGGCAAGTCGGACCCGTACTTCGTTCTGAGCCGCCTTCTGCCCAGCGGCCAGCGGGTTACCGTCTACAAGAGTGAAGTGGTCAAGAACACGCTGAACCCGCAGTGGAGACCGACGCGGACAATCGACCTGGTGGAGCTGTGCGGTGGCGACTTTGTCTCCCCGTGCATCCACTTCGAGTGCTTCGACCAAGACCCCGGTGAGGACGAGTCGATAGGGAGTTTTGTGATCACTGTGGGGGAGCTGCTCGCTGCGTCTGGGAAGGAATTCGAGCTGGTTgtggagaagaaggggaagcGGAAGTTGCACGGGATTATCGCAGTGGATCGGTGCGACTACGTGAGGAGCTACGACTTTCTCGAGTACTTGCAAGCTGGCATGGCGCTTAACATCGCCTTCTCAATCGACTTTACCGGGTCGAACGGACCGCCGAGCGACCCGCGCTCGCTACATTTCTATAACCCGTACCACCCGAACAGCTACATCCGGGCCATGCTGGCTGTGAGCAACGTTGTGCAGGAGTACGACAGCGACGGAATGTTTCCCGTGTACGGGTtcggcgcggtggcgccctTCACGAATGGCACGAGCCACTTCTTCCCGCTGAGCGGCAACCCCTCCAACGCGTACCTGAATGGCATGCAGGCGGTCGTGGACACCTACGCTGGGCTACTGCCCATGCTCCAGTTCAGCGGGCCGACGAACTTTGCGCCGACGATCCGGACGATCACTGACGGAGCGCgacggctgcgcggcgtgtACACGATCCTGCTGATTCTGACCGACGGCACGATCACCGACATGCAGGATACGATCGACGCGATTGTTGCCGCCGATGACGCGCCACTGTCGATTGTGATCATCGGCATTGGCCGCGCCGACTTCAGCGCGATGGTGCAGCTAGACGGAGATGGTGGTGTTCTTCGAGATCGCAGCAACCGACCAGCGCGGCGCGACTTGGTGCAGTTTGTGTCGTTCAGTGAGTTTGAGGGAAAGAATCCTGCAAGGCTTGCAGCCGCGGTGTTGCTGGAGATTCCGAAGCAGGTGGAGGTGTGGGGGCGCATCGTGCACGCAACCCCGGGTCACTTCTAAAACGTTCCGAGTACAACTCCCTCTTGTTGTTTTGCGTGTAGCGAATTTCCCTTTCTTTTCGCATGTTTGCGTTGCTTCTATTCAGTGTCTCGATATTGTTTTCCTTGAgtcacctccttctctgATCACTGCACCTGCTggcttttctttttctctctctgcacgcgcgtgcctgtACCCGCTGTACGCGTGGCAGCT from Leishmania major strain Friedlin complete genome, chromosome 28 includes these protein-coding regions:
- a CDS encoding copine i-like protein, coding for MKSMSTTVQLYIKCSHLLDRDTTSKSDPYVTLFETTDGGKVCEGRTEVIKNNLNPEFHTCISVTYFFEIRQIMRVEVWDSDKNKPDDLLGAAEFTLGRLLSSRGSTLTLSLGGKSTATLTASYVGSQRGTIGVTFRGRSLKKMDLFGKSDPYFVLSRLLPSGQRVTVYKSEVVKNTLNPQWRPTRTIDLVELCGGDFVSPCIHFECFDQDPGEDESIGSFVITVGELLAASGKEFELVVEKKGKRKLHGIIAVDRCDYVRSYDFLEYLQAGMALNIAFSIDFTGSNGPPSDPRSLHFYNPYHPNSYIRAMLAVSNVVQEYDSDGMFPVYGFGAVAPFTNGTSHFFPLSGNPSNAYLNGMQAVVDTYAGLLPMLQFSGPTNFAPTIRTITDGARRLRGVYTILLILTDGTITDMQDTIDAIVAADDAPLSIVIIGIGRADFSAMVQLDGDGGVLRDRSNRPARRDLVQFVSFSEFEGKNPARLAAAVLLEIPKQVEVWGRIVHATPGHF